In Rattus norvegicus strain BN/NHsdMcwi chromosome 3, GRCr8, whole genome shotgun sequence, a genomic segment contains:
- the Rcn1 gene encoding reticulocalbin-1 precursor gives MARGGRLGLALGLLLALVLALRAKPTVRKERVVRPDSELGERPPEDNQSFQYDHEAFLGKEDSKTFDQLSPDESKERLGKIVDRIDSDGDGLVTTEELKVWIKRVQKRYIYDNVAKVWKDYDRDKDEKISWEEYKQATYGYYLGNPAEFQDSSDHHTFKKMLPRDERRFKASDLDGDLTATREEFTAFLHPEEFEHMKEIVVLETLEDIDKNGDGFVDQDEYIADMFSHEDNGPEPDWVLSEREQFNDFRDLNKDGKLDKDEIRHWILPQDYDHAQAEARHLVYESDKNKDEMLTKEEILDNWNMFVGSQATNYGEDLTKNHDEL, from the exons ATGGCGCGCGGTGGCCGCCTGGGACTCGCCctggggctgctgctggcactggtgctGGCGCTGCGGGCCAAGCCCACGGTGCGCAAGGAGCGCGTGGTTCGGCCCGATTCAGAGCTGGGCGAGCGGCCGCCCGaggacaaccagagcttccagtacGATCATGAGGCCTTCCTAGGCAAGGAGGATTCCAAGACCTTCGATCAGCTAAGCCCGGACGAGAGCAAGGAGAGGCTGGG gAAAATTGTTGATCGAATCGACAGTGATGGAGacggccttgttactactgaggagctgaaagtttggatcaaacgggtacagaaaagatacatctacGATAATGTGGCTAAagtctggaaggattatgatagggacaaagacgaaaagatctcctgggaagaatacaagcaggccacctatggctactacctgg GAAACcctgctgaattccaagatagctctgatcatcacaccTTTAAAAAGATGCTGCCACgggatgagaggaggtttaaggcttCAGACCTCGATGGCGACCTGACAGCTACTCGGGAGGAGTTCACTGCCTTTCTGCACCCAGAGGAGTttgaacatatgaaggagattgtagttctg gaaaccctggaggatatcgacaagaacggggatggttttgtggaccaggatgagtacattg CGGACATGTTTTCTCACGAGGACAATGGCCCTGAGccagactgggttttgtctgaacgggagcagttcaatgatttccgaGATCTGAACAAGGACGGGAAGCTGGACAAGGATGAGATTCgccactggatcctccctcaggactacgACCATGCACAGGCCGAGGCCcggcatctggtgtatgagtcagacaAAAACAAG gATGAGATGCtaaccaaggaggagattctagacaactggaacatgtttgtgggaagccaagCCACCAATTACGGGGAAGATCtgaccaaaaatcatgatgaactttga